The Pyrus communis chromosome 2, drPyrComm1.1, whole genome shotgun sequence genome includes a window with the following:
- the LOC137724746 gene encoding uncharacterized protein, with amino-acid sequence MSCLRLRLPPARRAWKSFTSKLQRKLHKPKGIAKPRKNSVKAITAAASSSASPSAFAFSSVGLKPYKFLRLRFKRKGRLALHFRYNRRQLLQNRGSAAHVYVDKLFKEPGVTDLVGSSEPPVAKCKQATTAAAGAESGAERGCPATADDMWESLGFASPMMHGIDERAEEFIAKFRKDMEVQEKLARDHL; translated from the coding sequence ATGTCTTGCTTGAGATTGAGGCTTCCACCAGCCAGAAGAGCTTGGAAGAGCTTCACCTCCAAACTACAGAGGAAACTCCACAAGCCTAAAGGCATCGCTAAACCCCGTAAAAACAGTGTCAAAGCAATTACTGCTGCTGCCTCATCTTCTGCTTCTCCTTCTGCTTTTGCTTTTTCCTCTGTTGGACTGAAACCCTACAAGTTTCTCCGGCTGCGTTTTAAACGCAAAGGGCGTCTCGCCCTACATTTTCGCTACAACCGGCGCCAACTTCTTCAGAACCGTGGTAGCGCTGCGCATGTCTACGTTGACAAGCTTTTTAAAGAGCCTGGTGTGACTGATCTGGTGGGTAGTTCTGAGCCTCCGGTAGCGAAGTGCAAGCAAGCTACCACTGCTGCTGCCGGTGCTGAAAGTGGGGCTGAGAGAGGATGTCCTGCGACGGCGGATGATATGTGGGAGTCATTGGGATTTGCTTCCCCAATGATGCACGGGATTGACGAAAGAGCTGAGGAGTTCATAGCCAAATTTAGAAAGGACATGGAGGTTCAGGAGAAGTTGGCACGTGATCATTTGTAG
- the LOC137725934 gene encoding mitochondrial import inner membrane translocase subunit TIM44-2-like: protein MAGRKLVRDLHLYREPLFLHLTSQQQVSGTRGRLISANGFLWNRRFSVFNEFSKQVKGEATKNPEFQQSVKELKEKAEELKGVKDDFKVRTKQTTEQLYKQVDGAWIEAEATAKKVSANVKEKISAATDEVKGTFGIEKEEASGPSGAKSEHVADDGMKGSSGEHNHQQSGEYKNQQSGSSSTEQTFFGKFRSSVSSSYFSSAFSRVKEAKVMDLAKKGYDIVKGELTGTTTKRKHLEFDPSSTPKVETSSRTDLVAVPQSRWSKKWEAFRMKMQGYPIFKRLDEIRKPVTNKTQEIAEDIRDRWDTSDSPIVHKIQDLNETIFQETDTAASIKEIRRRDPSFSLPDFLSEVQDAVKPVLNAYIKGDLETLKKYCSKEVIERCKAEHDGFKSHGIFFDHKILHISEAEIKETKMMGHSPIIIVMFRTQQVYCVRDRNGDVTDGGKDTIHTVYYAWAMQQVDPEELGEGAIYPIWKVREMQQFGVQALI from the exons ATGGCGGGCAGAAAGCTAGTGCGAGATTTGCACCTCTACAGAGAACCCCTCTTTCTTCATCTGACCTCCCAACAGCAG GTTTCGGGCACGAGAGGTCGGTTAATTTCGGCCAATGGTTTTTTATGGAATCGTCGATTCAGTGTCTTCAATGAGTTTTCGAAGCAAGTCAAAGGCGAAGCTACTAa GAATCCCGAATTTCAACAGTCTGTGAAGGAGCTGAAAGAGAAAGCGGAAGAGCTCAAGGGGGTTAAAGATGATTTCAAAGTGAG AACGAAGCAGACAACTGAGCAGCTATACAAGCAGGTGGATGGTGCTTGGATCGAGGCAGAAGCAACGGCAAAGAAG GTTTCCGCCAATGTAAAAGAGAAGATCTCGGCTGCCACAGACGAG GTCAAAGGAACTTTTGGAATTGAGAAAGAAGAAGCTTCAGGGCCTTCTGGTGCAAAATCTGAGCATGTTGCTGATGATGGAATGAAGGGTTCGTCTGGGGAACATAATCACCAGCAGTCTGGGGAATATAAAAACCAGCAGTCAGGGTCTAGTAGTACTGAGCAAacattttttggaaaatttagGTCAAGTGTTTCTTCCTCATATTTTTCCTCTGCCTTCTCTAGAGTTAAGGAAGCAAAGGTTATGGACTTGGCTAAAAAAGGATATGACATTGTAAAGGGTGAGTTAACTGGTACTACAACTAAGAGAAAGCACCTGGAGTTTGATCCTTCTTCGACCCCGAAAGTTGAAACTAGTTCAAGAACGGACCTTGTTGCTGTACCCCAATCTCGCTGGAGTAAAAAGTGGGAGGCTTTCAGAATGAAG ATGCAAGGTTATCCTATATTCAAGCGTCTTGATGAAATACGTAAACCAGTTACAAACAAAACCCAGGAG ATTGCTGAGGACATACGGGATCGTTGGGATACAAGCGATAGCCCAATCGTTCACAAAATTCAGGA TTTAAACGAAACTATTTTTCAAGAAACAGACACCGCTGCATCAATCAAGGAGATACGTCGCCGAGATCC ATCTTTCTCTTTACCAGACTTTTTGTCAGAAGTTCAGGATGCTGTTAAACCTGTGCTTAATGCTTACATCAAG GGGGATCTTGAGACATTGAAGAAGTATTGTAGTAAGGAGGTGATTGAGCGATGTAAAGCTGAGCATGATGGTTTTAAAAGCCATGGCATCTTTTTCGATCACAAG ATTCTACATATTTCTGAGGCGGAAATAAAAGAGACCAAAATGATGGGACATTCTCCCATTATTATTGTAATG TTCCGAACGCAGCAAGTGTATTGTGTACGAGATAGAAATGGTGATGTAACTGATGGTGGCAAG GACACTATCCACACGGTGTATTATGCCTGGGCAATGCAACAGGTAGATCCAGAAGAACTTGGTGAAGGTGCTATTTATCCAATTTGGAAAGTAAGAGAGATGCAGCAATTCGGAGTTCAAGCCCTCATTTAG
- the LOC137726066 gene encoding pre-mRNA-splicing factor SLU7-A-like, producing the protein MATASGSFKSREDHRKQIELEEARKAGLAPAELDEDGKEINPHIPQYMSSAPWYLKHERPSLKHQRKWKSDPNYTTSWYDRGAKIFQADKYRKGACENCGASTHDSKSCMDRPRKVGAKWTNTHIAPDEKIETFELDYDGKRDRWNGYDATSYALVVERYESRDEARKKFLKEQQLKKLEEKNNNPNGEDKVSDVDEDEDEDEDDLRVDEAKVDESKQMDFAKVEKRVRTTGGGSTGTVRNLRIREDTAKYLLNLDVNSAHYDPKTRSMREDPLPDADPNEKFYGGDNRYRNSGQAMEFKELNIHAWEAFDKGQDIHMQAAPSQAELLYKNYQVIKENLKSKTKDTVLEKYGNAANEEEFPRELLLGQSEREVEYDRAGRIIKGQDIALPRSKYEEDVYVNNHTTVWGSWWKDHQWGYRCCKQVTRNSYCTGAAGIEAAEAATDLMKANIARKEANGDVPAPVEDKRPATWGTDIPDDLVLDEKLLAEALKKEDQRKREERDERKRKYNVKWNDDVTAEDMEAYRMKKVHHDDPMKDFLN; encoded by the exons ATGGCGACCGCTTCAg GGTCATTCAAATCTAGGGAAGACCATCGTAAGCAAATAGAATTGGAAGAAGCGCGTAAAGCTGGGCTTGCACCAGCTGAACTGGACGAGGATGGAAAAGAGATTAATCCTCATATTCCCCAATATATGTCATCTGCTCCTTGGTATCTCAAACACGAGAGGCCT AGCTTGAAACATCAAAGGAAATGGAAATCAGATCCAAATTACACAACATCATGGTATGACAGAGGTGCAAAGATATTCCAGGCTGATAAATATAGAAAGGGTGCATGTGAGAA TTGTGGTGCCAGTACACACGACTCAAAGTCATGCATGGATAGGCCCAGGAAAGTGGGAGCAAAGTGGACAAACACACACATTGCTCCTGATGAGAAGATAGAGACTTTTGAGCTTGACTATGATGGAAAGCGGGACCGCTGGAATGGATATGATGCAACGAGCTATGCTCTTGTAGTAGAGAGATATGAATCAAGAGATGAAGCTCGAAAGAAATTCTTAAAGGAACAGCAACTCAAGAAGTTAGAGGagaaaaataataatccaaATGGCGAGGACAAGGTTAGTGATGTGGATGAAGATGAAGACGAGGATGAGGATGATTTGAGGGTAGATGAAGCTAAGGTTGATGAGAGTAAACAAATGGACTTTGCAAAGGTTGAGAAGCGTGTACGTACAACTGGTGGTGGAAGCACAGGAACTGTCAG GAATTTGCGTATTCGTGAGGATACAGCGAAATATCTTTTGAACCTCGATGTCAACTCTGCACATTATGACCCCAAAACCCGTTCTATGCGTGAAGACCCTCTTCCAGATGCTGATCCGAATGAGAAGTTTTACGGGGGTGATAATCGATATAGAAATAGTGGTCAAGCCATGGAGTTCAAGGAGCTCAACATCCATGCTTGGGAAGCATTTGATAAGGGACAAGATATCCACATGCAAGCAGCGCCTTCCCAGGCCGAGTTGCTTTATAAGAATTATCAGGTGATCAAGGAGAATTTGAAGTCAAAAACAAAAGACACTGTTCTGGAGAAGTACGGCAATGCAGCTAATGAAGAAGAATTTCCTAGGGAGCTTCTACTGGGACAAAGTGAAAGGGAAGTTGAATATGATCGTGCTGGGAGAATCATCAAGGGCCAG GATATAGCACTTCCCAGAAGCAAGTATGAAGAAGATGTCTATGTTAATAACCACACCACTGTATGGGGTTCATGGTGGAAGGATCATCAATGGGGCTACAGGTGTTGTAAGCAGGTTACTCGCAATAGCTATTGCACGGGCGCTGCTGGAATTGAGGCTGCTGAGGCTGCAACTGATCTTATGAAGGCTAACATTGCGCGTAAAGAGGCCAATGGAG ATGTGCCTGCACCAGTGGAGGACAAAAGGCCCGCTACTTGGGGAACTGATATCCCAGatgatttggttttggatgagAAATTACTTGCTGAAGCTCTTAAGAAG GAGgatcaaagaaagagagaagagagagacgaGAGAAAGCGCAAATATAATGTTAAATGGAACGATGATGTTACTGCTGAGGATATGGAAGCTTATAGGATGAAGAAAGTCCACCATGATGATCCAATGAAGGACTTTCTGAACTAA